The following coding sequences lie in one Erwinia amylovora genomic window:
- the galT gene encoding galactose-1-phosphate uridylyltransferase, translated as MQTFNPADHPHRRYNPLSDRWILVSPHRAKRPWQGAQETPAQEKLPAYDADCFLCPGNTRVTGDKNPDYTSTHVFTNDFAALMTDTPDAPHSADLLMRCESARGTSRVICFSPDHGKTLPELTLDGLAEVVKTWQRQTADLGQHYPWVQVFENKGAAMGCSNPHPHGQIWANSFLPNEARCEDDLQRAYYTKNGTPMLVDYAARELQDGSRTVVETPHWLAVVPWWAAWPFETLLLPKTPVKRLTELSDGQRDDLAVALKKLTSRYDNLFQCSFPYSMGWHGAPFNDDANAHWQLHAHFYPPLLRSATVRKFMVGYEMLAETQRDLTAEQAAERLRAVSDIHFREAGTQP; from the coding sequence ATGCAGACATTTAATCCGGCCGATCACCCTCATCGCCGCTATAACCCACTGTCCGATCGATGGATCCTGGTTTCGCCACACCGGGCCAAACGCCCGTGGCAGGGCGCACAGGAGACGCCAGCACAGGAAAAGCTGCCTGCCTACGATGCGGACTGCTTTCTTTGCCCGGGCAACACGCGGGTCACCGGGGATAAAAACCCCGATTACACCAGCACCCATGTTTTTACCAACGACTTTGCCGCGCTGATGACCGATACGCCCGACGCCCCGCACAGCGCTGACCTGCTGATGCGCTGTGAAAGCGCGCGTGGCACCAGCAGGGTGATCTGTTTTTCGCCCGATCACGGTAAAACGTTGCCGGAACTGACGCTGGATGGGCTGGCAGAGGTGGTTAAAACCTGGCAACGGCAGACTGCCGATCTCGGCCAGCATTACCCGTGGGTTCAGGTGTTTGAGAATAAAGGCGCGGCAATGGGCTGCTCGAATCCCCATCCGCACGGTCAGATCTGGGCCAACAGCTTCTTGCCCAATGAAGCACGGTGCGAAGACGACCTGCAACGCGCTTATTATACGAAGAACGGCACGCCGATGCTGGTTGACTACGCTGCGCGCGAGCTGCAAGACGGCAGCCGCACGGTGGTGGAAACGCCACACTGGCTGGCTGTTGTTCCCTGGTGGGCGGCATGGCCATTTGAAACGCTGCTGCTGCCAAAAACGCCTGTAAAGCGCCTGACTGAGCTGAGCGATGGGCAGCGCGACGATCTGGCTGTGGCATTGAAAAAGCTCACCAGCCGTTATGACAATTTGTTTCAGTGCTCTTTCCCCTATTCCATGGGCTGGCACGGCGCGCCGTTCAATGACGATGCCAACGCCCACTGGCAGCTGCACGCACATTTCTACCCGCCGCTTCTGCGCTCGGCAACGGTGCGTAAATTTATGGTCGGCTACGAAATGCTGGCTGAAACCCAACGTGATTTAACCGCAGAACAGGCAGCAGAACGGCTGCGTGCCGTCAGCGATATTCATTTCCGTGAGGCGGGAACGCAACCATGA
- the modF gene encoding molybdate ABC transporter ATP-binding protein ModF: protein MSMLHIAQAVFRLSDSRTLNLDRLAIQAGESWAFVGVNGSGKSSLARALSAELTPMSGSLVSQFQRPWRLSLEQLQQRAEDEWQRNNTDLLSVDEEDTGYFVSEVIQEEIKDEARCQRLAALFGIGHLLSRRFKYLSTGETRKTLLCQALMAQPDLLILDEPFDGLDIASRAGLAEVLHDLQHQGVTLVLVLNRFDEIPAFINQVGVLAECALIRTGRRQAILAEALVAQLAHSEKAIRLPEADHNSAIPALAEDAPLIVLHNGVVSYNDRPILHQLSWQVERGQHWQIVGPNGAGKSTLLSLVTGDHPQGYSNDLTLFGRRRGSGETLWEIRQHIGYVSSSLHLDYRVSSSVRNVLISGYFDSIGLYQAVSDRQRMLASQWLDLLGISAAMADCPFHDLSWGQQRLVLIARALVKHPALLILDEPLQGLDPINRLLVRRFVDVLIGEGCTQLLFVSHHAEDAPRCVTHRLSFVPDGETYRYLQQSL, encoded by the coding sequence ATGTCAATGTTGCACATCGCGCAAGCTGTCTTTCGCCTTAGTGATAGCCGAACGCTTAATCTTGATCGGCTGGCCATTCAGGCCGGGGAAAGCTGGGCTTTTGTCGGCGTTAACGGCAGCGGCAAATCCTCGCTGGCCCGCGCTCTGTCCGCAGAACTGACCCCAATGTCAGGCAGCCTCGTTAGCCAGTTTCAGCGCCCCTGGCGCCTGTCACTGGAGCAATTACAACAGCGTGCTGAAGACGAATGGCAACGCAACAATACCGATTTGCTTAGCGTTGACGAAGAGGATACCGGCTATTTTGTCAGTGAAGTGATTCAGGAAGAGATCAAAGATGAAGCGCGCTGTCAACGGCTGGCCGCGCTGTTCGGCATCGGGCACCTGCTGTCGCGCCGCTTCAAATACCTTTCCACCGGAGAAACGCGTAAAACCCTGCTGTGCCAGGCGCTGATGGCGCAGCCCGATCTGCTGATCCTCGATGAGCCTTTCGACGGGCTGGATATCGCTTCACGCGCCGGTCTCGCCGAGGTTCTGCACGATCTGCAACATCAGGGGGTCACGCTGGTGCTGGTGCTGAACCGTTTCGATGAAATTCCTGCTTTTATCAATCAGGTGGGCGTGCTGGCAGAATGTGCCCTTATCCGTACCGGCAGGCGCCAGGCTATTCTCGCCGAAGCGCTGGTGGCGCAGTTAGCGCACAGTGAAAAAGCCATAAGGCTGCCTGAAGCCGACCATAACAGCGCCATCCCGGCGCTGGCAGAAGATGCCCCGCTGATTGTGCTGCACAATGGCGTGGTGTCTTACAATGACCGGCCCATCCTGCATCAGCTTAGCTGGCAGGTGGAGCGCGGCCAGCACTGGCAGATTGTCGGCCCGAACGGGGCCGGGAAATCGACCCTGCTCAGTCTGGTGACCGGCGATCATCCGCAAGGCTACAGTAACGACCTGACGCTGTTCGGCCGCCGCCGCGGCAGCGGAGAAACCCTCTGGGAGATCAGGCAGCATATTGGCTACGTCAGCAGCAGCCTGCACCTTGATTACCGCGTCAGCAGCAGCGTGCGTAACGTGTTGATATCCGGCTATTTCGATTCAATTGGACTTTACCAGGCGGTGTCCGACCGCCAGCGAATGCTGGCCAGTCAGTGGCTGGATTTGCTGGGCATCAGCGCGGCGATGGCTGACTGCCCGTTCCACGACCTTTCATGGGGCCAGCAGCGGCTGGTGCTCATCGCCCGTGCACTGGTCAAGCACCCGGCGCTGCTGATCCTCGATGAACCGTTGCAGGGACTGGACCCGATAAACCGCCTTCTGGTGCGCCGCTTTGTCGACGTGCTGATCGGCGAGGGCTGCACCCAGCTGCTTTTTGTCTCGCACCATGCGGAAGATGCGCCGCGCTGTGTCACCCATCGCCTGAGCTTTGTCCCTGACGGCGAGACATACCGCTATTTACAGCAGAGCCTGTAA